One Eurosta solidaginis isolate ZX-2024a chromosome 5, ASM4086904v1, whole genome shotgun sequence DNA segment encodes these proteins:
- the LOC137253225 gene encoding acetyl-coenzyme A transporter 1 isoform X1, which translates to MSFRSNMTVRRRQDSNGVAIDMTDRKRLLIETPPSECTTSNDANGEQNLRPDIRGDRGNIALLFFLYLMQGIPLGLIAAIPMLLQNRGASYKQQAEFSISMWPFSMKLLWAPIVDSIYVRRFGRRKSWLVPSQYLIGLFMLFLSWHVEQWLGGNGVEPNVPLLTTVFFVLNFLAATQDIAVDGWALTMLKRCNVAYASTCNSVGQTAGYCLGYVVFIALESSDFCNNYLRVEPLDQGLVTLPEFLWFWGVCFLLSTTLVAMLKKENDAPDAHTAARYTEEHELNLHESYKILFDMVRMRPVQILAAILLTVKVTFAAGDAVTSLKLIDAGVPKEKLALLVIPIIPLQLILPIIVSRYTHGPRPMDIYVKSIPYRIMFSSIGVIIVYFTPYMTTKDHVPIYYYVLLVVNYAFYQVFLYSMFVAVMAFFAKISDPAVGGTYMTFLNTLSNLGGNWPNTVVLWLVDVLTWKECVHSDTAMEVNNSCLTKDQTAQCEAAGGVCQIIFDGYYIESVLCAIYGIVWLLCVRRWINYLQSLPTRSWLVVKKRKTSGGSKKAR; encoded by the exons TAATATGACAGTGCGTCGGCGGCAAGACTCTAACGGAGTAGCAATAGATATGACGGACAGAAAACGTTTACTTATTGAAACGCCACCATCAGAATGCACTACGTCAAATGATGCAAATGGAGAACAAAATTTACGACCGGACATACGCGGCGATCGCGGAAATATCGCCTTATTATTCTTCCTCTATCTAATGCAAGGCATACCTTTGGGACTCATCGCAGCAATACCAATGTTACTGCAAAATCGTGGAGCTAGTTATAAGCAGCAAGCTGAGTTTTCAATTTCGATGTGGCCCTTTAGCATGAAACTGCTGTGGGCACCTATTGTTGACTCCATTTATGTGCGACGCTTCGGTAGACGAAAGTCATGGCTCGTACCATCACAGTACCTTATTGGCCTTTTTATGCTTTTCTTATCGTGGCATGTTGAACAGTGGTTGGGTGGTAATGGTGTTGAACCCAATGTACCCTTGCTGACAACGGTCTTTTTCGTACTCAACTTTTTGGCTGCTACACAAGATATTGCCGTTGATGGTTGGGCACTAACAATGCTAAAACGCTGTAATGTCGCATATGCCTCAACTTGCAATAGCGTGGGACAAACTGCTGGATATTGTCTTGGTTATGTTGTATTTATAGCACTTGAATCATCAGATTTTTGTAATAATTACTTACGTGTAGAGCCACTTGACCAAGGACTGGTAACATTGCCGGAATTTTTGTGGTTTTGGGGTGTATGCTTTTTGCTGAGCACTACTTTGGTTGCCATGCTCAAAAAGGAAAATGATGCACCTGATGCACATACAGCTGCACGTTATACCGAAGAACATGAATTAAATTTACATGAAAGTTACAAAATACTTTTCGACATGGTGCGTATGCGTCCGGTGCAAATTTTAGCGGCAATTTTGTTGACTGTTAAAGTGACTTTTGCTGCAGGCGATGCAGTAActtctttaaaattgattgatgcaGGTGTGCCGAAAGAGAAATTGGCTTTGCTTGTGATACCAATTATACCATTACAGTTGATCTTACCAATAATAGTTAGTCGTTATACGCATGGACCACGTCCCATGGATATCTATGTAAAATCTATACCATATAGAATTATGTTCAGCTCAATAGGCGTCATCATTGTTTATTTTACGCCATATATGACCACAAAAGATCATGTACCAATTTATTATTATGTGCTGCTTGTCGTAAATTATGCATTTTATCAAGTGTTTTTATACAGCATGTTTGTTGCTGTAATGGCATTCTTTGCAAAAATTTCGGACCCAGCTGTAGGTGGTACCTACATGACATTCCTCAATACGCTTTCAAATTTAGGTGGAAATTGGCCAAACACTGTGGTTTTATGGTTGGTTGATGTACTCACATGGAAGGAGTGCGTACACTCCGACACAGCGATGGAAGTGAATAATAGTTGCCTGACAAAGGACCAAACGGCG CAATGTGAAGCTGCTGGTGGGGTTTGTCAAATTATCTTCGATGGCTATTATATTGAATCTGTGCTATGTGCTATTTATGGTATTGTATGGTTACTCTGCGTGCGGCGTTGGATAAATTATTTACAAAGTTTGCCGACACGTAGTTGGTTGGTGGTGAAAAAACGGAAAACTAGCGGTGGTTCAAAGAAGGCGAGATAG
- the LOC137253225 gene encoding acetyl-coenzyme A transporter 1 isoform X2, with the protein MTVRRRQDSNGVAIDMTDRKRLLIETPPSECTTSNDANGEQNLRPDIRGDRGNIALLFFLYLMQGIPLGLIAAIPMLLQNRGASYKQQAEFSISMWPFSMKLLWAPIVDSIYVRRFGRRKSWLVPSQYLIGLFMLFLSWHVEQWLGGNGVEPNVPLLTTVFFVLNFLAATQDIAVDGWALTMLKRCNVAYASTCNSVGQTAGYCLGYVVFIALESSDFCNNYLRVEPLDQGLVTLPEFLWFWGVCFLLSTTLVAMLKKENDAPDAHTAARYTEEHELNLHESYKILFDMVRMRPVQILAAILLTVKVTFAAGDAVTSLKLIDAGVPKEKLALLVIPIIPLQLILPIIVSRYTHGPRPMDIYVKSIPYRIMFSSIGVIIVYFTPYMTTKDHVPIYYYVLLVVNYAFYQVFLYSMFVAVMAFFAKISDPAVGGTYMTFLNTLSNLGGNWPNTVVLWLVDVLTWKECVHSDTAMEVNNSCLTKDQTAQCEAAGGVCQIIFDGYYIESVLCAIYGIVWLLCVRRWINYLQSLPTRSWLVVKKRKTSGGSKKAR; encoded by the exons ATGACAGTGCGTCGGCGGCAAGACTCTAACGGAGTAGCAATAGATATGACGGACAGAAAACGTTTACTTATTGAAACGCCACCATCAGAATGCACTACGTCAAATGATGCAAATGGAGAACAAAATTTACGACCGGACATACGCGGCGATCGCGGAAATATCGCCTTATTATTCTTCCTCTATCTAATGCAAGGCATACCTTTGGGACTCATCGCAGCAATACCAATGTTACTGCAAAATCGTGGAGCTAGTTATAAGCAGCAAGCTGAGTTTTCAATTTCGATGTGGCCCTTTAGCATGAAACTGCTGTGGGCACCTATTGTTGACTCCATTTATGTGCGACGCTTCGGTAGACGAAAGTCATGGCTCGTACCATCACAGTACCTTATTGGCCTTTTTATGCTTTTCTTATCGTGGCATGTTGAACAGTGGTTGGGTGGTAATGGTGTTGAACCCAATGTACCCTTGCTGACAACGGTCTTTTTCGTACTCAACTTTTTGGCTGCTACACAAGATATTGCCGTTGATGGTTGGGCACTAACAATGCTAAAACGCTGTAATGTCGCATATGCCTCAACTTGCAATAGCGTGGGACAAACTGCTGGATATTGTCTTGGTTATGTTGTATTTATAGCACTTGAATCATCAGATTTTTGTAATAATTACTTACGTGTAGAGCCACTTGACCAAGGACTGGTAACATTGCCGGAATTTTTGTGGTTTTGGGGTGTATGCTTTTTGCTGAGCACTACTTTGGTTGCCATGCTCAAAAAGGAAAATGATGCACCTGATGCACATACAGCTGCACGTTATACCGAAGAACATGAATTAAATTTACATGAAAGTTACAAAATACTTTTCGACATGGTGCGTATGCGTCCGGTGCAAATTTTAGCGGCAATTTTGTTGACTGTTAAAGTGACTTTTGCTGCAGGCGATGCAGTAActtctttaaaattgattgatgcaGGTGTGCCGAAAGAGAAATTGGCTTTGCTTGTGATACCAATTATACCATTACAGTTGATCTTACCAATAATAGTTAGTCGTTATACGCATGGACCACGTCCCATGGATATCTATGTAAAATCTATACCATATAGAATTATGTTCAGCTCAATAGGCGTCATCATTGTTTATTTTACGCCATATATGACCACAAAAGATCATGTACCAATTTATTATTATGTGCTGCTTGTCGTAAATTATGCATTTTATCAAGTGTTTTTATACAGCATGTTTGTTGCTGTAATGGCATTCTTTGCAAAAATTTCGGACCCAGCTGTAGGTGGTACCTACATGACATTCCTCAATACGCTTTCAAATTTAGGTGGAAATTGGCCAAACACTGTGGTTTTATGGTTGGTTGATGTACTCACATGGAAGGAGTGCGTACACTCCGACACAGCGATGGAAGTGAATAATAGTTGCCTGACAAAGGACCAAACGGCG CAATGTGAAGCTGCTGGTGGGGTTTGTCAAATTATCTTCGATGGCTATTATATTGAATCTGTGCTATGTGCTATTTATGGTATTGTATGGTTACTCTGCGTGCGGCGTTGGATAAATTATTTACAAAGTTTGCCGACACGTAGTTGGTTGGTGGTGAAAAAACGGAAAACTAGCGGTGGTTCAAAGAAGGCGAGATAG